Proteins encoded in a region of the Geobacillus genomosp. 3 genome:
- the mreBH gene encoding rod-share determining protein MreBH, which yields MFASSELGVDLGTMNVRLFSQTKGLLFDEPAAVAYNRQADKLMAIGQKAKEMIGKTPPHVEVTYPLQNGVIADFDRAKALLQQVFKQSGKQLGLALKKPDVIMSVPFHATSVERRSFYEIAKHCGAKHIHFIEEPVAAAIGADLPVGEPVANVVVHLGAGKTEAAIISFGGVVACRSLRIGGNRLDEDIMQYVRQRYNMLIGEQTAEHVKIEIGSAPGTAVEQPVTIHGRDFVTGFLKAVSLDPAEVQTAIKESLWQIAEAIRAVLEECPAELSGDIIDRGVVLTGGGALLHGIEQWLSTELHVPVHVAPNPAEAVAIGTGKALRAIPKRLGAVL from the coding sequence TTGTTCGCTTCCTCAGAGCTGGGCGTCGATTTAGGGACGATGAATGTCAGGCTGTTTAGCCAGACGAAAGGGCTTCTTTTTGACGAACCGGCGGCGGTCGCCTATAATCGCCAGGCGGACAAGCTTATGGCAATCGGCCAAAAGGCGAAAGAAATGATTGGCAAAACTCCACCCCATGTTGAAGTGACGTATCCGCTGCAAAACGGCGTCATCGCTGATTTTGACCGTGCCAAGGCGCTGTTGCAACAAGTCTTCAAACAGTCGGGCAAACAGCTCGGCCTCGCTCTCAAAAAGCCAGACGTCATCATGAGTGTCCCGTTCCACGCCACCTCCGTCGAGCGCCGCTCTTTTTACGAAATCGCCAAACATTGTGGGGCGAAGCATATTCATTTTATTGAGGAACCCGTCGCGGCCGCTATCGGTGCAGATTTGCCGGTCGGTGAACCGGTCGCGAATGTCGTCGTCCATTTAGGAGCCGGCAAAACGGAAGCAGCAATCATCTCGTTTGGCGGCGTCGTCGCCTGCCGGTCGCTTCGCATCGGCGGCAATCGGCTTGACGAAGATATTATGCAATACGTCCGCCAGCGCTACAATATGTTAATTGGGGAACAGACAGCCGAGCACGTCAAAATCGAAATCGGCAGCGCCCCAGGAACTGCTGTGGAGCAGCCGGTAACGATCCATGGCCGCGATTTTGTCACCGGCTTCCTCAAAGCGGTGTCCTTGGATCCAGCCGAAGTGCAAACCGCCATCAAAGAGTCGCTTTGGCAAATCGCCGAAGCCATTCGCGCTGTTCTTGAGGAATGTCCAGCCGAACTGAGCGGTGACATTATTGACCGCGGTGTGGTACTCACCGGGGGAGGTGCCTTGTTGCATGGCATTGAGCAATGGCTGAGCACGGAACTGCACGTGCCGGTGCATGTCGCGCCCAATCCGGCTGAAGCAGTCGCCATCGGCACCGGAAAAGCGTTGCGGGCGATACCAAAACGGCTCGGCGCGGTGCTATAG
- a CDS encoding EAL domain-containing protein, with the protein MALSDDEQVMESIQALKRLGFRIAIDDFGSGYSSIGYLRKIPIDTLKIDKSLVVDIMEDEKTALLTVAIIYIAHHLGMRTVAEGIETKGHFDFLEKYCCDRVQGYFISRPMPLDELISFIRADANRN; encoded by the coding sequence ATCGCGTTGAGTGATGATGAACAAGTAATGGAGTCGATTCAAGCGCTCAAACGGCTCGGGTTTCGAATTGCTATTGATGATTTTGGCAGCGGGTATTCTTCGATCGGTTATTTGCGAAAAATTCCGATTGATACGCTAAAAATTGATAAATCGTTGGTTGTGGACATTATGGAAGATGAAAAAACGGCTCTCTTGACAGTAGCGATCATTTATATTGCCCACCATTTAGGGATGCGAACCGTTGCGGAAGGGATTGAAACAAAGGGACATTTCGATTTTTTAGAAAAATACTGTTGCGATCGGGTGCAAGGCTACTTCATCAGCCGGCCGATGCCGTTGGATGAACTTATTTCATTTATCAGGGCGGACGCAAACAGAAATTAG
- a CDS encoding C40 family peptidase: protein MKKWLTLVSVSFIVLFSSFFVSTSSSDAAANKTRLIAEAKKLVGTPYRYGGKTPKGFDCSGFVYYTHQKVGVTLPRSSKEMYKKGKYVHKSKLQPGDLVFFDTSKRTKGVSHVAIYIGNNKVIHAVSRGVKIDSLNSSYWKTKYVGAKRL, encoded by the coding sequence ATGAAAAAATGGCTCACACTTGTTTCCGTATCATTCATCGTTCTTTTTTCCTCCTTTTTTGTAAGCACTTCCAGTTCTGATGCAGCCGCCAACAAGACAAGGCTGATCGCTGAGGCAAAAAAACTGGTCGGCACCCCGTATCGGTATGGTGGCAAAACGCCAAAAGGATTTGACTGCTCGGGATTTGTTTACTACACCCATCAAAAAGTCGGTGTCACGCTGCCGCGCTCTTCCAAAGAAATGTACAAAAAAGGGAAATACGTACATAAGTCAAAGTTGCAACCAGGAGATTTAGTGTTCTTTGACACTTCCAAGCGGACAAAAGGCGTCTCCCATGTTGCCATCTATATTGGAAACAATAAAGTCATTCATGCCGTTTCCCGCGGTGTCAAAATCGACAGCTTAAACAGCAGTTATTGGAAAACAAAATATGTCGGGGCCAAGCGTCTGTAG
- a CDS encoding putative bifunctional diguanylate cyclase/phosphodiesterase has translation MSNKFEYLVYIVAFFLTAGAGCMYAHRVTRRYGALSPWRVAPKLTVVFTIFSLFLFGAGMVYIDYAEKREHGEYKESAKQIAGMIAGDLAAMGHEWLDENADRHPAYHTILTALERWQHHGRMTGVYTLKRNGSGELYFVAALAVDSHRNGRIDGKAEQLVPPGTVYRHTSPEMEEAFRGRFVMERPSMDERGGSIRTFMPIRKLDGTIDAIVGVEYDAGMYEQRLQKERQKAAAIIMALYFVIVFIYLLVLYRQMERNALAVYKKALTANEERLRRLAEMTTEGIVVCASKKIVEANEAACRLLGYTASELVHLPIDDIMVDGSLRPGRSDSGPERFEVELRRKDGTVFPAEIVQRRYDYEGQKGTVIAVRDLTERKQNERRLQYIASHDELTGLPNKEAMYKQIEQCLTDAKRNGQEAVVMFLEVSGIKTINDFYGYAVGDKVLLHLARVWREQEGIVVGRWSGNEFIAVLPDGAHEKAEEAAKRLIEVADEPIVINGLELYVTVNVGISVYPKDGEDVKTLIRKADIARYEARNKAASDFLFFTEPMAGRLHEKMAMERDLRRALENGEFELYYQPQIQLYDRSIIGMEALIRWRHPEKGMVPPSLFIPVAEQTGMIIPINEWVIRTACRQTKQLLDQFPHLSVSVNLSPYEFESRRFVDKLARLLADTGLPPHHLDLEITERMTMDTERALDILSKLKALGVTISMDDFGTGYSSLSYLTDLPIDRLKIDRSFVQHIQGKKDVILPSIIRLGHNIGVKVLAEGVETETEAAYLQGKRCDEAQGYYFSPPLPYDEFVHFLKEQYTRRQAQELT, from the coding sequence ATGTCGAATAAGTTCGAATATCTTGTATACATAGTAGCATTTTTCTTGACAGCCGGTGCCGGTTGTATGTATGCCCATCGGGTGACAAGGCGTTATGGAGCGTTGTCGCCATGGAGGGTGGCGCCGAAGCTGACCGTTGTGTTCACTATATTTTCGCTCTTTCTTTTTGGCGCCGGAATGGTTTATATCGATTACGCAGAGAAGCGCGAGCATGGTGAATACAAAGAAAGTGCCAAGCAAATCGCCGGCATGATCGCCGGCGATTTGGCCGCCATGGGACATGAGTGGCTTGACGAAAACGCGGACCGCCATCCCGCGTATCATACGATACTGACTGCGCTTGAGCGCTGGCAGCATCATGGCCGCATGACCGGTGTATATACGTTAAAAAGGAACGGGAGCGGCGAGCTATATTTTGTTGCCGCTCTAGCGGTCGATTCCCACCGGAACGGCCGCATCGACGGCAAAGCGGAACAACTTGTTCCGCCCGGAACGGTTTACCGCCATACTTCCCCCGAAATGGAGGAGGCTTTTCGCGGCCGATTTGTGATGGAGCGGCCAAGCATGGATGAGCGGGGGGGAAGCATTCGCACTTTTATGCCGATCAGGAAGCTTGACGGGACTATAGATGCAATCGTTGGCGTTGAGTATGATGCGGGGATGTATGAGCAGCGCCTGCAAAAAGAACGGCAAAAGGCAGCTGCAATAATAATGGCACTGTATTTCGTCATTGTCTTCATTTATTTGTTAGTGCTCTATCGACAAATGGAGCGAAACGCGCTTGCCGTCTATAAGAAAGCATTAACGGCGAACGAGGAACGGTTGCGCCGACTGGCGGAAATGACGACGGAAGGAATCGTCGTGTGTGCATCTAAGAAAATTGTCGAAGCAAATGAAGCGGCTTGCCGCCTGCTTGGCTATACGGCAAGTGAACTCGTGCACTTGCCGATCGATGATATAATGGTCGATGGATCGCTGAGACCGGGCCGTTCGGACAGCGGCCCGGAGCGGTTTGAAGTCGAGTTGCGGCGAAAGGATGGGACGGTGTTTCCGGCGGAAATCGTGCAGCGCCGTTACGATTATGAAGGACAAAAAGGAACGGTCATCGCCGTCCGCGACCTGACCGAGCGGAAGCAAAACGAGAGGCGGCTGCAATACATTGCCAGCCATGATGAACTGACTGGTCTCCCGAACAAAGAAGCGATGTATAAGCAGATTGAACAATGTCTCACCGACGCCAAACGGAATGGCCAAGAAGCGGTGGTTATGTTTTTAGAAGTGAGCGGCATTAAGACGATCAACGATTTTTACGGCTATGCCGTTGGAGATAAGGTGTTGCTCCATCTGGCGCGCGTTTGGAGAGAACAGGAAGGGATCGTGGTTGGACGTTGGAGCGGGAACGAATTTATCGCCGTGCTGCCGGACGGCGCACATGAAAAAGCAGAGGAGGCAGCAAAGCGGCTGATTGAGGTCGCGGACGAACCGATTGTCATCAACGGGTTGGAGCTGTATGTGACGGTAAACGTCGGCATCAGCGTCTATCCGAAAGACGGGGAAGACGTGAAAACGTTAATCCGCAAGGCGGACATTGCCCGCTACGAGGCGCGGAACAAGGCGGCGAGCGATTTTCTCTTTTTCACTGAACCGATGGCCGGCCGATTGCATGAAAAGATGGCGATGGAGCGCGATTTGCGGCGCGCGCTTGAAAACGGGGAGTTTGAGCTTTATTACCAACCGCAAATTCAGCTGTATGACCGGAGCATCATCGGCATGGAAGCGCTCATCCGTTGGCGTCACCCGGAAAAAGGGATGGTTCCTCCATCATTGTTTATCCCGGTCGCTGAACAAACGGGGATGATTATTCCGATCAACGAATGGGTGATTCGCACCGCCTGCCGGCAAACGAAACAGTTGCTTGATCAGTTTCCGCATTTGTCCGTCTCGGTCAACTTATCGCCATACGAGTTTGAAAGCCGCCGGTTTGTTGACAAGCTCGCCCGCCTGCTCGCCGACACCGGGCTGCCGCCGCACCATTTAGATCTTGAAATTACGGAACGGATGACGATGGATACGGAGCGTGCGCTCGATATTTTGTCAAAGTTGAAGGCACTCGGTGTGACAATCAGCATGGACGACTTCGGCACCGGCTATAGCTCGCTCAGCTACTTGACCGACTTGCCGATCGACCGGTTGAAAATTGACCGCTCATTTGTCCAGCATATTCAAGGAAAAAAAGATGTCATCTTGCCGTCCATTATTCGTCTCGGGCATAATATAGGTGTCAAAGTGTTGGCCGAAGGGGTCGAAACGGAGACGGAAGCCGCCTATTTGCAAGGAAAACGGTGCGATGAGGCGCAAGGATACTACTTTTCCCCGCCGCTTCCGTATGATGAGTTTGTCCACTTTTTGAAAGAGCAATATACGAGGCGGCAGGCACAGGAGTTGACATGA
- a CDS encoding DnaJ family domain-containing protein: protein MDGFWRIAEEKIREAMKNGEFDHLPGFGKPLELEDISHIPEELRLGYLLLKNAGYVTEETELRKELMTLEDLLRCCEDDEKKQELTKKWTEKQLRFAELMKKRQQTNSKALRDYGRRIEEKFR, encoded by the coding sequence ATGGACGGATTTTGGCGCATCGCCGAGGAGAAAATCCGCGAAGCAATGAAAAACGGCGAGTTTGACCATTTGCCCGGTTTCGGCAAACCGCTTGAGCTTGAGGACATCTCCCATATCCCGGAAGAGTTGCGGCTCGGGTATTTGCTGCTGAAAAACGCCGGGTACGTGACCGAGGAAACCGAACTGCGCAAAGAGCTGATGACGCTCGAAGATTTGTTGCGCTGTTGTGAGGATGACGAGAAAAAGCAGGAACTTACGAAAAAATGGACGGAAAAACAGCTTCGCTTTGCTGAATTAATGAAAAAGCGCCAACAGACAAACTCGAAGGCGCTGCGCGACTATGGGCGGCGCATTGAGGAAAAATTCCGCTAA
- a CDS encoding precorrin-2 dehydrogenase/sirohydrochlorin ferrochelatase family protein, translating to MGYPVILHLRGRRAVVIGGGQVAARKVYGLLEAEADVVVVAPEAVPDIEALAAKGEIVWRQKTFAEDDLAGAFLVIAATNDRNVNEAVAQAAGSGQLLNIVDDPKRCDFHVPAVVRRGPLTIAVSTGGASPTVARRIRSELEKQYGDEYGTYLQFLQKARDVILREVADDAARKRLFRALAADEFRQNGRWDEKFAHLLTKEKERNRERRDGNDEDFDVHC from the coding sequence GTGGGATATCCGGTTATTCTTCATTTGCGCGGCCGCCGCGCGGTCGTCATTGGCGGCGGCCAAGTGGCGGCGCGGAAAGTTTACGGCTTGCTCGAAGCGGAAGCGGACGTTGTGGTGGTCGCCCCGGAGGCGGTGCCGGACATTGAAGCGCTCGCGGCCAAAGGAGAGATCGTTTGGCGTCAGAAGACGTTTGCTGAAGACGACTTGGCAGGAGCGTTTCTTGTCATCGCGGCGACAAACGACCGGAATGTGAACGAAGCGGTGGCGCAGGCAGCGGGATCAGGCCAGCTGTTGAATATCGTCGATGACCCGAAACGGTGCGATTTTCACGTTCCGGCTGTCGTCCGCCGCGGCCCGCTGACGATTGCCGTATCGACCGGAGGGGCGAGCCCGACGGTGGCTCGCCGCATCCGGAGCGAGCTTGAGAAGCAATACGGAGACGAGTATGGGACGTATCTTCAGTTTTTGCAGAAGGCCCGCGATGTCATTTTGCGTGAGGTGGCGGACGATGCCGCACGAAAGCGGCTGTTTCGGGCGCTCGCGGCCGACGAATTCCGGCAAAACGGCCGTTGGGATGAGAAGTTCGCTCACCTGTTGACGAAAGAAAAAGAACGAAACCGGGAAAGAAGGGATGGGAATGATGAGGATTTCGATGTACATTGTTGA
- a CDS encoding PhzF family phenazine biosynthesis protein, producing the protein MRISMYIVDAFTDRLFAGNPAAVCLLPHPARDEWMQRVAAEMNLSETAFVVSHEGGYRLRWFTPKAEVDLCGHATLASAHVLWERGECRANEAIAFFTNSGVLTAVNNDGWIRLDFPNEAPMLDESPPAELTDALAVKPLFIGRNRFDYLVEVDSERIVHELQPDFHLLQQVDARGVIVTSRSMTEGVDFVSRAFFPAIGVPEDPVTGSAHCCLGPYWADRFGKTTLVGHQVSSRGGIVRVTMAGERVHLEGKAVTVLKGNWPKKRTFGYR; encoded by the coding sequence ATGAGGATTTCGATGTACATTGTTGATGCGTTCACTGACCGGCTATTTGCCGGCAACCCGGCGGCTGTCTGTCTGCTGCCGCATCCGGCTCGTGATGAGTGGATGCAGCGTGTTGCCGCAGAAATGAATTTGTCCGAGACGGCCTTTGTAGTTTCGCACGAGGGCGGTTACCGCCTGCGCTGGTTCACGCCCAAAGCCGAAGTCGATTTATGCGGGCATGCGACATTGGCGAGCGCCCATGTGCTGTGGGAACGGGGGGAGTGCCGCGCGAATGAAGCGATCGCCTTTTTCACAAACAGCGGGGTGTTGACGGCTGTCAACAACGATGGCTGGATTCGGCTTGATTTTCCGAATGAAGCGCCAATGTTGGACGAGTCGCCCCCTGCTGAGCTCACCGACGCCTTGGCGGTAAAGCCGCTGTTTATCGGGCGAAACCGGTTTGACTATTTAGTGGAAGTTGATTCGGAACGAATCGTGCATGAGCTGCAGCCGGATTTTCACTTGCTTCAACAAGTGGATGCCCGCGGTGTGATCGTAACAAGTCGCTCGATGACGGAAGGAGTGGACTTTGTGTCGCGGGCTTTTTTTCCAGCCATTGGCGTGCCGGAAGACCCGGTCACCGGCTCGGCGCACTGCTGCCTTGGGCCGTATTGGGCGGACCGATTCGGAAAAACGACGCTGGTGGGCCATCAAGTTTCATCCCGCGGCGGTATTGTGCGGGTGACGATGGCGGGGGAGAGGGTGCATCTTGAAGGAAAAGCGGTCACTGTGCTGAAGGGGAATTGGCCGAAGAAGCGAACGTTTGGCTATAGATGA
- the bshB2 gene encoding bacillithiol biosynthesis deacetylase BshB2 → MKERHVLVVFPHPDDEAFGVSGTIAQHVQIGTPVTYACLTLGEMGRNMGVPPFANRETLPLIRKQELEEACRVLGIRDLRLLGYRDKTVEFEDENELADRIAAIVAETNPSLVITFYPGYSVHPDHDACGAAVIRALKRRPKNERPTVHCVAFAKNCEQDLGQPDVIRDVSPVIETKLAAIRAHRSQTEGLMQAASKRGDALAWLKTERFWTYRWDD, encoded by the coding sequence ATGAAGGAACGACACGTACTTGTTGTGTTTCCCCACCCGGATGATGAGGCGTTTGGCGTTTCGGGCACCATTGCCCAGCATGTGCAAATCGGCACACCGGTGACGTACGCCTGCCTGACGCTTGGCGAAATGGGGCGAAATATGGGCGTGCCCCCGTTTGCCAACCGTGAAACGCTTCCGCTCATCCGCAAGCAGGAGCTGGAAGAAGCGTGCCGCGTTCTCGGCATTCGTGATTTGCGCTTGCTTGGATATCGCGATAAAACGGTCGAATTTGAAGATGAAAACGAGCTTGCTGACCGGATTGCCGCCATCGTGGCGGAAACGAACCCGTCGCTCGTCATTACGTTTTACCCCGGCTACAGCGTTCACCCTGACCATGATGCATGCGGCGCTGCGGTCATCCGCGCCCTAAAACGCCGGCCAAAAAACGAGCGGCCGACCGTCCATTGTGTGGCCTTTGCGAAAAACTGCGAACAAGATCTTGGTCAACCAGACGTCATCCGCGATGTCAGCCCGGTGATCGAGACGAAGCTGGCCGCCATCCGCGCCCACCGTTCACAAACCGAGGGGCTGATGCAGGCGGCCTCCAAGCGCGGCGATGCGCTTGCTTGGCTGAAAACAGAGCGGTTTTGGACGTATCGGTGGGATGATTAG
- a CDS encoding YojF family protein, with translation MQPIDAAAVQEALDRFTNRDVYIHLETTNGAYASHHNERFFSAGAYIRNARIRFTRGKITGPGPYRVGLKLQSGWVYAEGLTHWEWTNEGQLLLAGHDYEGKLAVALELSDTPFA, from the coding sequence GTGCAGCCGATTGACGCCGCCGCTGTTCAAGAGGCGCTGGACCGCTTCACCAATCGCGACGTATACATCCATTTAGAAACGACGAACGGGGCGTACGCCTCTCATCATAACGAACGATTTTTTTCCGCCGGCGCTTACATCCGCAACGCCCGCATCCGCTTCACCCGCGGCAAAATCACCGGCCCAGGGCCGTATCGCGTCGGGCTGAAGCTTCAAAGCGGCTGGGTGTACGCCGAAGGACTCACCCATTGGGAATGGACGAACGAAGGGCAGTTGTTGTTGGCCGGACACGATTACGAAGGGAAACTGGCTGTCGCCCTTGAGCTGAGCGACACGCCGTTCGCATAA
- a CDS encoding arginase family protein translates to MGFQGNGVTMLNFDGTHRPQKRLFRFPHEWIDMSDVPETNLYCSEAALAEIERRLGRRRLRGAVLIGNGNFHYVSYLLVKEIKEPFTLVLFDHHTDAEGGSDRLISCGSWVAYTLGHPQLQKVVIVGPSLSPSHLRLSPKITVLPFDNHDEWPKALLDVIPTGSVYISIDKDALRREDAVTNWDQGVMPLSRLLACLRLLLFYKKVLGVDICGEYPQAAVDVFHPFCREAQQKNERANTAILETCFQYAAPHLRPA, encoded by the coding sequence ATGGGGTTTCAAGGCAATGGTGTCACGATGCTCAATTTTGACGGCACTCACCGGCCGCAAAAGCGATTGTTCCGTTTTCCGCACGAATGGATCGATATGTCGGATGTGCCGGAGACGAATTTGTATTGCAGCGAGGCAGCTCTTGCGGAAATTGAACGGCGGCTGGGCCGTCGGCGGCTGCGCGGGGCGGTTTTAATCGGGAACGGCAACTTCCATTATGTGAGCTATTTGCTCGTAAAGGAGATAAAAGAGCCGTTTACGCTCGTCTTGTTTGACCACCATACGGATGCCGAAGGAGGGAGCGACCGCCTCATTTCATGCGGCTCGTGGGTGGCTTACACACTCGGACATCCGCAGCTGCAAAAAGTCGTTATTGTCGGCCCGTCACTTTCTCCAAGTCATCTCCGTTTATCTCCAAAAATTACAGTTCTTCCTTTCGATAATCACGATGAATGGCCGAAGGCGCTTTTGGACGTCATTCCGACCGGAAGCGTCTATATCAGCATTGATAAAGATGCGCTTCGCCGTGAAGACGCTGTGACGAACTGGGACCAAGGGGTGATGCCGCTTTCCCGGCTGCTCGCTTGTTTGCGCCTTCTACTATTCTATAAAAAAGTGCTCGGCGTGGACATATGCGGGGAATATCCGCAGGCCGCTGTCGATGTATTCCATCCATTTTGCCGTGAAGCGCAGCAAAAAAATGAGCGCGCAAATACGGCCATTTTGGAGACGTGTTTTCAATATGCGGCGCCGCATTTGCGGCCGGCTTAA
- a CDS encoding acylphosphatase, which translates to MKRVHVMVEGRVQGVGFRYFVQHEALKRQLTGWVKNNDDGTVEMEAQGHESALQLFLDTIEAGTMFAKVSHMHVEPRPVRPDETKFRIMYGNGV; encoded by the coding sequence ATGAAGCGGGTTCATGTCATGGTCGAAGGGCGCGTGCAAGGCGTCGGGTTTCGCTATTTCGTCCAACACGAGGCGCTCAAACGCCAGCTGACCGGCTGGGTGAAAAACAATGATGACGGAACAGTGGAAATGGAAGCCCAAGGGCATGAAAGCGCGCTCCAACTGTTTTTGGATACGATTGAAGCCGGCACGATGTTTGCCAAAGTTTCCCACATGCACGTCGAGCCGCGCCCCGTCCGCCCTGACGAAACAAAATTCCGCATTATGTACGGAAATGGCGTTTGA
- a CDS encoding sirohydrochlorin chelatase, giving the protein MEAVLYVGHGSRVPAAHQEAVRFVEQCKAAIDIPIQELCFVELTEPDIVTGVDLCVTQGATRVIVIPLLLLSAGHAKYDIPAALEAAKRRHPSLEIVCGAPFGVHETMIDIIIDRIGEQPAPLDRESMVLLIGRGSSDPDTKRDIAAIARRLQEKTNAPHVDVCFLAAIHPTLDEGLERASASGYRHVFVVPYLLFTGLLMKTVERKLRTLPVSHQQWHLCSYLGYHPRLVTLIQQQVQSLSAAKKGA; this is encoded by the coding sequence ATGGAAGCTGTTTTGTATGTCGGCCATGGCAGCCGGGTTCCGGCTGCGCACCAAGAAGCGGTCCGCTTCGTTGAACAATGCAAGGCGGCGATCGACATCCCGATTCAAGAGCTGTGCTTCGTTGAGCTGACCGAGCCGGATATTGTGACCGGTGTTGATCTCTGTGTCACCCAAGGGGCTACTCGTGTGATTGTCATCCCGTTGCTGCTTCTATCCGCCGGCCATGCCAAATACGACATTCCGGCTGCGCTTGAAGCGGCGAAACGGCGCCATCCGTCTTTGGAGATCGTCTGCGGGGCGCCGTTTGGCGTCCATGAGACGATGATCGACATCATCATCGACCGCATCGGCGAGCAGCCGGCGCCGCTTGATCGCGAATCCATGGTCCTTCTGATCGGCCGCGGCAGCAGCGATCCGGATACGAAGCGCGACATCGCCGCCATCGCCCGGCGCTTGCAAGAAAAAACGAACGCGCCGCACGTGGATGTTTGCTTTCTCGCCGCCATCCACCCGACGCTTGACGAAGGGCTCGAACGGGCGAGCGCATCCGGATACCGGCACGTGTTTGTCGTCCCGTATTTGCTGTTTACCGGCCTCTTAATGAAAACGGTCGAACGAAAGCTGCGGACGCTGCCTGTTTCCCATCAGCAGTGGCATTTATGCTCATATTTAGGGTATCATCCGCGGCTTGTAACGCTCATTCAACAACAAGTGCAGTCGCTGTCGGCAGCGAAAAAAGGAGCTTGA
- the cobA gene encoding uroporphyrinogen-III C-methyltransferase: MGKVYLVGAGPGDPELITVKGLKCIQQADVILYDRLINEDLLAYAKPDAELIFCGKLPGYHVMQQETINRSLVLHAKKGKTVVRLKGGDPFVFGRGGEEAEALVQHGIEFEIVPGVTSAIAAAAYAGIPVTHREFSSSVAFVTGHRRDGIREDIKWESLAKGIDTIAIYMGVHNLPYICGQLIKYGKAPDTPVAVIQWGTTSSQRTVTGTLATIAAVAAKEHIENPSMIIIGDVVRLRANIQWFERLLSSSAAAGATS; encoded by the coding sequence ATGGGGAAAGTATATTTGGTCGGCGCCGGCCCCGGCGATCCGGAACTCATTACCGTCAAAGGATTGAAATGCATCCAACAAGCAGACGTCATTTTGTACGACCGCCTCATTAATGAAGACTTGTTGGCGTATGCTAAGCCGGATGCTGAGCTCATTTTTTGCGGCAAGCTACCCGGCTATCATGTCATGCAGCAAGAAACGATCAACCGTTCGCTCGTTCTGCATGCCAAAAAGGGAAAAACGGTCGTCCGTTTAAAAGGGGGCGATCCGTTTGTGTTCGGGCGCGGCGGTGAAGAGGCAGAGGCGCTTGTTCAACACGGGATCGAGTTTGAGATCGTTCCCGGCGTCACGTCAGCCATCGCGGCAGCCGCTTATGCCGGCATCCCTGTTACCCATCGCGAGTTCAGCTCCAGCGTCGCCTTTGTCACGGGTCATCGCCGCGACGGAATCCGCGAAGACATCAAGTGGGAAAGCCTCGCCAAAGGCATTGATACGATCGCCATTTACATGGGCGTTCACAACTTGCCGTACATTTGCGGCCAGCTGATCAAATACGGCAAAGCTCCGGACACGCCGGTGGCGGTCATTCAATGGGGAACGACGTCAAGCCAGCGCACCGTCACCGGCACGCTGGCGACAATCGCTGCCGTTGCCGCCAAAGAACATATCGAAAATCCAAGCATGATCATCATCGGGGATGTCGTCCGGCTGCGCGCCAACATTCAATGGTTTGAGCGGCTGCTGTCATCGTCGGCAGCCGCCGGCGCCACCTCGTGA
- the cysC gene encoding adenylyl-sulfate kinase — translation MSTNIVWHHTSVTKEDRRQRNGHHSAILWFTGLSGSGKSTVANAVSRRLFELGIQNYVLDGDNIRHGLNKDLGFSAADRTENIRRIGEVAKLFVDSGQFVLTAFISPFAEDRALVRRLVEENEFIEIYVNCPLEECEKRDPKGLYEKARRGEIREFTGIDSPYEAPEAPELTIETHRYSVNECVEQVLAYLRERGFIPAVETN, via the coding sequence ATGAGCACGAATATCGTTTGGCATCATACATCGGTGACAAAAGAAGATCGTCGCCAACGCAACGGCCATCATAGCGCCATCCTTTGGTTCACCGGCCTGTCCGGATCTGGCAAATCGACGGTGGCGAACGCCGTCTCCAGACGGCTGTTTGAGCTTGGCATTCAAAATTACGTGCTCGATGGCGACAACATCCGCCACGGGCTCAATAAAGACCTCGGTTTTTCCGCCGCCGACCGGACGGAAAACATTCGCCGCATCGGCGAAGTCGCCAAATTGTTTGTCGACAGCGGTCAGTTCGTGTTAACAGCGTTTATTTCTCCATTTGCTGAAGACCGGGCGCTCGTCCGCCGCTTGGTCGAAGAAAATGAGTTTATCGAAATTTACGTCAACTGCCCGCTCGAGGAGTGCGAAAAGCGCGACCCGAAAGGGCTGTATGAGAAGGCGCGACGCGGAGAAATCCGCGAATTCACCGGCATCGATTCGCCGTATGAAGCGCCGGAAGCCCCGGAGCTGACCATTGAAACACACCGCTATTCGGTAAATGAATGTGTCGAGCAAGTGCTCGCGTATTTGCGAGAGCGCGGATTCATCCCAGCGGTGGAAACGAACTGA